The following are from one region of the Leptolyngbya iicbica LK genome:
- the gap gene encoding type I glyceraldehyde-3-phosphate dehydrogenase, which translates to MSTLKVGINGFGRIGRLVFRAAIKNPNIEFVGINDLVPPENLAYLLKYDSTHGRYNGTVEAKEDGIEVDGKFIPTMSVRNPAELPWGELGADYVVESTGLFTTYEGAKLHLDAGAKRVVLSAPTKDPDSIPTLLIGVNHETFDPAKDLIVSNASCTTNCLAPIAKVINDNFGLTEGLMTTVHASTATQPTVDGPSKKDMRGGRGAGQNIIPASTGAAKAVALVLPELKGKLTGMALRVPTPDVSVVDLTFKTAQATSYDAICAAMKAAAEGPMKGILGYTEEPVVSSDFTTDPHSSTFDAGAGMELNDQFFKVVSWYDNEWGYSCRVLDLMLHMAQKDEILSGIQIPVMAF; encoded by the coding sequence ATGAGCACTCTCAAAGTAGGCATTAACGGTTTTGGTCGAATTGGCCGACTGGTTTTTCGGGCGGCGATCAAAAACCCTAATATCGAGTTCGTTGGTATCAATGACTTGGTGCCACCCGAAAATCTGGCGTATCTGCTCAAGTACGATTCCACTCATGGTCGCTATAACGGCACGGTGGAAGCCAAAGAGGACGGCATTGAGGTCGATGGCAAGTTCATTCCCACAATGTCAGTGCGGAATCCGGCGGAGCTCCCCTGGGGCGAGCTCGGGGCCGATTATGTGGTGGAATCCACTGGTCTATTCACCACGTATGAGGGGGCGAAGCTGCATCTGGATGCGGGTGCTAAACGAGTGGTTCTCTCTGCGCCGACCAAAGATCCTGACTCGATTCCTACCCTATTGATTGGGGTTAATCACGAAACCTTTGATCCCGCAAAAGATTTGATTGTGTCGAACGCGAGCTGCACCACCAACTGCCTCGCCCCGATCGCAAAAGTCATTAACGACAACTTTGGCCTGACCGAAGGCTTGATGACGACCGTTCACGCTTCTACCGCGACCCAACCCACGGTAGATGGCCCCAGCAAGAAAGATATGCGCGGAGGTCGCGGCGCGGGGCAAAATATCATTCCCGCTTCGACTGGCGCGGCCAAAGCGGTGGCGTTGGTACTGCCTGAGCTAAAAGGGAAACTCACTGGAATGGCGTTGCGCGTGCCAACTCCTGACGTCTCCGTAGTGGACTTAACCTTTAAGACGGCTCAAGCCACCAGCTACGATGCCATTTGCGCCGCGATGAAAGCTGCTGCTGAAGGGCCGATGAAGGGCATTCTGGGCTATACCGAAGAGCCGGTTGTATCCTCTGATTTCACCACCGATCCCCACTCCAGCACGTTTGACGCTGGAGCTGGTATGGAGCTGAATGATCAGTTCTTTAAGGTGGTCTCCTGGTATGACAACGAGTGGGGCTATTCTTGCCGGGTGCTCGATCTCATGCTGCACATGGCCCAGAAGGATGAAATCCTCAGTGGTATTCAAATTCCGGTGATGGCGTTCTAA
- the msrA gene encoding peptide-methionine (S)-S-oxide reductase MsrA, whose translation MVLFGFGKKLELPSPDEALPGRSEPMPVPDKHYVNGNALKPPFPAGMETALFGMGCFWGAERKFWQTDGVYSTAVGYAAGYTPNPTYREVCSGMTGHNEVVLVVYDPSVISYEGILKVFWENHNPTQGMRQGNDTGTQYRSGIYTYSDEQRKLAEASRDAYQQRLKQEGYSKITTEILDAPEFYYAEDYHQQYLAKNPGGYCGLGGTGVACPTGLSV comes from the coding sequence ATGGTGTTATTTGGCTTTGGCAAAAAGCTTGAACTTCCCAGCCCTGACGAAGCGCTGCCGGGCCGCAGCGAACCGATGCCGGTGCCCGATAAGCACTATGTCAACGGCAATGCCCTCAAGCCCCCCTTTCCCGCTGGCATGGAAACTGCCTTATTTGGCATGGGCTGCTTTTGGGGAGCTGAGCGTAAGTTTTGGCAAACCGATGGTGTGTACAGCACGGCAGTGGGCTATGCCGCAGGCTATACGCCGAATCCGACATATCGCGAAGTGTGTTCTGGCATGACAGGCCACAACGAAGTCGTACTCGTGGTTTACGATCCCAGCGTCATTAGCTACGAGGGCATTCTCAAAGTCTTTTGGGAAAATCACAATCCGACCCAGGGTATGCGCCAGGGCAATGACACGGGCACTCAATATCGTTCGGGAATCTATACCTACTCAGACGAGCAACGCAAGTTGGCCGAAGCGTCTCGCGATGCCTACCAGCAGCGTCTGAAGCAGGAAGGGTACAGCAAAATTACGACCGAAATCTTGGATGCGCCCGAGTTCTACTACGCGGAAGACTATCACCAGCAGTATCTGGCGAAAAATCCTGGTGGTTACTGTGGGTTGGGCGGTACCGGCGTCGCTTGCCCAACTGGCCTGAGCGTGTAA
- the bicA gene encoding bicarbonate transporter BicA encodes MVMTTDDNMAITNRINFRNLRGDILGGLTAAVVALPMALAFGIASGAGAAAGLWGAILVGFFAALFGGTPSLISEPTGPMTVIITAVIAATTASDPENGLAMAFTVVMLAGLFQIAFGLLKLGRYITMLPYNVISGFMTGIGVILIFMQIAPFLGQETPTGGVLGVITNLPTLIANLSPWETGLGILTLAILFLYPNTLKRYVPPQLVALVIGTLVSLIFLRNIDIRTISTIGEITPGLPDFQFPTFTPGNLRLMFVNAMVLGMVGSIDCLLTCLVSDSLTRHEHKSNKELIGQGIANIVTGLCGGIAGSGATTATVVNIQAGGRTALSGISRALILLVVVLWAAPLTSGIPLAVLAGIVLKVGIDIIDWGFLKRVHKISWKAAGIVYSVVALTVFVDLMVAVAVGVFIANILTIARLEELQTESVKTITDADDQIVLSAEEKAILDQANGRLLLFHLSGPMIFGVAKAISREHDAIGTYDVLIIDLSEVPVLGVTSSLALENAVQEAVEDNRDVMIVGATGKVQRRLEKLGIGALVPDDHWLSDRLQALETGLAIVQRQQATPPSPTPLKETVG; translated from the coding sequence ATGGTTATGACTACTGATGACAACATGGCTATTACTAACCGCATAAACTTCCGCAACCTGCGGGGCGACATTCTCGGCGGTCTTACCGCTGCCGTCGTCGCCTTGCCCATGGCCCTCGCCTTCGGGATTGCCTCGGGCGCGGGGGCCGCCGCTGGCCTCTGGGGGGCAATTCTCGTCGGCTTTTTTGCAGCCTTATTCGGCGGCACTCCCAGCCTGATTTCTGAACCGACTGGTCCGATGACGGTCATCATTACAGCCGTTATCGCAGCGACCACCGCCAGCGACCCTGAAAACGGCTTAGCCATGGCGTTTACCGTGGTGATGCTGGCGGGCCTCTTTCAAATCGCTTTTGGCTTGCTGAAGCTGGGGCGCTACATCACCATGCTGCCCTACAACGTCATCTCAGGCTTTATGACGGGCATCGGTGTGATTCTGATTTTCATGCAGATTGCCCCTTTCCTCGGTCAAGAGACGCCGACGGGAGGCGTCCTGGGCGTCATCACCAACTTGCCCACGCTGATTGCCAACCTCAGTCCGTGGGAAACGGGACTCGGCATTTTGACCCTGGCGATTTTATTCCTCTATCCCAATACACTCAAGCGGTATGTGCCGCCTCAGTTAGTGGCGCTGGTCATTGGCACCCTCGTCTCCTTAATTTTTCTGCGCAACATCGACATCCGCACCATTTCCACCATTGGCGAAATCACCCCTGGGTTACCGGACTTTCAGTTCCCGACCTTTACCCCCGGCAACCTGCGCCTGATGTTTGTCAACGCGATGGTGCTGGGTATGGTCGGCTCCATCGACTGTCTACTGACCTGTTTGGTGTCTGACAGCCTCACCCGCCACGAGCACAAGTCCAATAAGGAACTGATTGGTCAGGGCATTGCCAATATCGTGACGGGCCTCTGTGGGGGCATTGCGGGTTCCGGTGCCACCACGGCGACCGTTGTGAATATTCAGGCTGGCGGACGCACCGCCCTCTCGGGGATCAGCCGCGCCTTGATTTTGTTGGTAGTCGTGCTGTGGGCAGCGCCGTTAACTTCGGGCATTCCCCTCGCGGTGCTCGCGGGCATCGTTCTCAAGGTGGGTATCGACATTATCGATTGGGGCTTCCTCAAGCGGGTTCACAAAATTTCTTGGAAAGCTGCCGGGATCGTTTATAGCGTGGTCGCTTTGACTGTCTTTGTCGACTTAATGGTCGCCGTGGCAGTGGGTGTCTTTATCGCCAACATTCTCACCATTGCTCGGTTGGAAGAGTTGCAGACCGAATCGGTGAAAACCATCACGGATGCCGATGATCAAATCGTTCTCTCCGCTGAGGAAAAGGCCATCCTTGATCAGGCCAATGGCCGCCTCCTGCTGTTCCATCTCAGCGGGCCGATGATTTTTGGCGTCGCTAAGGCGATTTCTCGCGAGCACGATGCGATCGGCACCTATGATGTGCTGATTATTGACCTGAGCGAAGTCCCCGTCTTAGGCGTCACTTCTTCCCTAGCGTTAGAAAATGCCGTACAAGAAGCGGTGGAAGATAATCGCGACGTGATGATTGTAGGCGCAACGGGCAAAGTGCAACGCCGTTTGGAAAAGCTCGGTATTGGTGCCCTGGTGCCGGATGACCACTGGTTGAGCGATCGCCTGCAAGCTCTAGAGACCGGGTTAGCGATCGTCCAGCGTCAGCAAGCGACCCCACCGTCCCCGACTCCGCTCAAGGAAACGGTGGGATAA
- a CDS encoding universal stress protein, giving the protein MKHILLCTDGSTFAQSSYQYAGWLAPRLQAQVDVLYVSDIRSQKVASTGNYSGAIGLGASRELLDQLVELEHERAKLNHQKAQLILQDAEQQLHAAGATQLRLIHETGYLVDILQDFEAEADLIMLGKRGEAAEFAQDHLGTKVERIVRASHKPCLITTRDYQPIERLLLAYDGSPSAQKMLTFLLASPAFKGLALHIVTVGKKADDVVAQAHLKEADQQAQAAGWQPICQFIPGVPETAIADYIETHQMHLLLMGAYGHSRIRRLIIGSTTLQLLQISPVPVLLFR; this is encoded by the coding sequence ATGAAACATATTTTGCTTTGTACCGATGGGTCGACCTTTGCCCAGAGCAGCTACCAATATGCTGGGTGGTTAGCCCCCCGGTTGCAGGCCCAGGTGGACGTACTCTATGTGTCTGACATTCGCAGCCAAAAAGTGGCTTCCACGGGCAACTACAGCGGAGCGATCGGGCTCGGGGCCTCTCGTGAGCTCCTTGACCAGTTGGTCGAATTGGAACATGAACGAGCCAAACTCAACCATCAAAAAGCCCAGCTAATTTTGCAAGATGCCGAGCAGCAACTGCACGCGGCGGGCGCTACCCAACTGCGGCTCATCCATGAAACGGGCTACCTGGTGGATATCCTGCAGGATTTTGAAGCTGAAGCCGACTTGATCATGCTGGGCAAGCGGGGTGAAGCGGCAGAGTTTGCCCAAGACCATCTGGGCACCAAAGTTGAGCGAATTGTCCGGGCCAGTCATAAACCTTGTTTGATTACGACCCGAGATTATCAACCGATTGAAAGACTGCTGTTGGCCTATGACGGGAGTCCCAGTGCGCAAAAGATGCTGACCTTTCTCTTAGCTTCGCCAGCGTTTAAAGGATTGGCGTTACATATTGTAACGGTTGGCAAAAAAGCGGATGATGTAGTCGCTCAGGCTCACCTCAAGGAAGCTGACCAGCAAGCGCAGGCGGCGGGATGGCAACCGATCTGTCAGTTCATTCCTGGGGTGCCCGAAACGGCGATCGCCGACTATATCGAAACTCATCAAATGCACTTGTTGCTGATGGGGGCCTACGGTCATAGCCGCATTCGTCGCCTGATTATCGGCAGTACCACGCTGCAGCTGTTACAGATTAGCCCCGTCCCCGTATTGCTATTTCGCTAA
- a CDS encoding SulP family inorganic anion transporter — MTTSTWFNATQLRRDWFSNVPRDLLAGTVVALALIPEAIAFSIIAGVDPKVGLYASFIIAVVTAFVGGRPGLISAATGAMALLMVYLVKDYGLQYLFAATILTGIFQILFGVLKLGKQMKFVPRAVMVGFVNALAILIFQAQLPQLQGVSWVVYAMVAIGLAIIYVLPRITQLVPSPLVAIIVLTLAAITLNLNVPTVGDMGELPTTPPVFLLPQVPLNLETLQIIVPVSATMAIVGLLESLLTASLVDELTDTPSDKNQEAKGQGIANIITGFFGGMAGCAMIGQSVINIQSGGRKRLSTLSAGVFLLFFILALGRWVSQIPMAALVAVMIMVSIGTFNWASIKNVRRIPKSETAVMVTTVIITIYTHNLAIGVIVGIALSTVFFSNKIAQVVFVDSVLSEDGMERTYKVAGQLFFVSVEEFLNAFDFEEDLERVIVDFSHAHLWDQSAVNAIDRVVLKFRRHGADVELLGINDASQSLLNRLATHNDPNALNNLADH; from the coding sequence GTGACCACCAGCACCTGGTTCAATGCCACCCAACTGCGACGCGATTGGTTTTCCAATGTGCCGCGCGATTTGCTGGCCGGAACCGTGGTGGCATTGGCGCTGATCCCCGAAGCGATCGCCTTCTCCATCATTGCGGGAGTCGATCCCAAAGTGGGGCTGTATGCCTCCTTCATCATTGCCGTCGTGACCGCATTTGTGGGAGGGCGACCGGGACTCATTTCTGCAGCAACAGGCGCTATGGCCCTGCTGATGGTGTATCTGGTGAAAGATTACGGGCTGCAATATTTGTTTGCGGCCACCATTCTCACGGGCATTTTTCAGATTCTGTTTGGGGTGCTCAAGCTGGGCAAACAGATGAAGTTTGTGCCCCGCGCCGTCATGGTGGGATTTGTGAATGCCCTGGCTATTCTGATCTTTCAGGCGCAGTTGCCTCAACTTCAGGGCGTGTCGTGGGTCGTGTACGCGATGGTGGCGATCGGGTTGGCCATCATTTACGTACTGCCACGCATCACGCAATTGGTGCCGTCACCGCTAGTGGCGATTATCGTGCTCACCCTTGCGGCGATCACTTTGAATCTAAATGTGCCAACCGTGGGGGATATGGGCGAATTGCCAACCACGCCGCCTGTCTTCCTGCTGCCGCAGGTGCCCCTCAATCTCGAAACGCTGCAAATCATTGTGCCGGTATCGGCCACGATGGCGATCGTCGGCCTGCTGGAGTCGCTGCTCACGGCTTCGCTAGTGGATGAGTTGACGGATACCCCCAGCGACAAAAACCAGGAAGCCAAAGGCCAGGGCATCGCAAATATCATCACGGGCTTTTTTGGCGGTATGGCCGGGTGCGCCATGATTGGCCAGTCGGTCATCAATATCCAGTCAGGCGGACGCAAACGGCTTTCGACGCTATCGGCAGGGGTGTTCTTGCTGTTTTTCATCCTGGCACTGGGGCGCTGGGTAAGCCAGATTCCCATGGCGGCACTGGTGGCGGTAATGATCATGGTTTCCATCGGCACGTTTAACTGGGCCTCGATCAAAAATGTCCGTCGCATTCCCAAAAGCGAAACGGCGGTGATGGTGACCACGGTGATCATCACGATTTACACCCACAATTTGGCGATCGGCGTCATTGTGGGCATTGCCCTGAGTACGGTTTTTTTCTCCAATAAGATTGCGCAAGTCGTCTTTGTGGACTCGGTGCTCAGTGAAGACGGCATGGAGCGCACCTATAAAGTGGCGGGTCAACTCTTTTTTGTATCGGTCGAAGAATTTCTCAATGCCTTTGACTTTGAGGAAGATTTGGAACGGGTGATTGTCGATTTCAGCCATGCCCATCTGTGGGATCAGTCGGCGGTGAATGCGATTGATCGGGTGGTGCTCAAATTTCGCCGCCATGGGGCCGATGTCGAGCTACTGGGCATTAATGATGCGAGTCAGTCGCTGCTCAATCGACTGGCGACCCATAACGATCCCAATGCCCTCAATAACCTGGCAGATCATTAG
- a CDS encoding DUF3368 domain-containing protein, whose product MIIISDTSPVSNLLRIHQLSLLQRLYGRIVIPPIVDAEIRALETFGIDIAALSEADWIVVQPAHDQALVASLQAALDLGEAAAIALAIELQADRLLIDERLGRQVAQRLGLKVTGLLGVLVAAKQNNLITQLKPILDALVVQAKFRVHPDLYRQILQDVNESS is encoded by the coding sequence ATGATAATTATCAGTGATACCTCGCCAGTCAGCAATCTGTTGAGGATTCACCAACTTTCCCTGCTCCAACGGCTCTATGGCAGAATCGTCATTCCGCCCATCGTTGATGCTGAAATTCGCGCGCTCGAAACTTTTGGCATTGATATTGCTGCACTCTCAGAGGCCGACTGGATTGTTGTGCAGCCAGCGCATGATCAAGCCCTCGTCGCCAGCTTACAAGCAGCACTTGACCTCGGAGAAGCGGCAGCCATTGCTCTAGCCATCGAACTCCAAGCTGATCGCTTACTCATTGATGAACGTTTGGGGAGACAAGTTGCGCAACGGCTGGGACTCAAAGTCACCGGGCTCTTGGGCGTATTGGTCGCGGCCAAGCAAAACAATCTGATCACCCAGTTGAAACCGATTTTGGACGCACTCGTCGTTCAAGCAAAATTTCGAGTCCACCCAGACTTATATCGCCAAATTTTGCAAGACGTTAACGAAAGTAGTTGA
- a CDS encoding UPF0175 family protein, whose product MKITLDIPDPLTQDQPLSQADWLREIAVALFQQELITLGTASQIARMHQIQFQALLYDRGINLHYDLADYQADIASLRQNDWQ is encoded by the coding sequence ATGAAAATCACTCTCGACATTCCTGATCCCTTGACTCAAGACCAGCCTCTGTCCCAAGCAGACTGGTTGCGCGAAATCGCTGTCGCTCTCTTTCAGCAAGAACTCATTACCCTCGGCACGGCGAGCCAGATTGCGAGGATGCATCAAATCCAGTTTCAGGCGCTGCTTTACGATCGCGGCATCAATTTACATTACGACCTCGCTGATTACCAGGCCGATATTGCCAGCCTCCGCCAAAACGACTGGCAATGA
- a CDS encoding cysteine desulfurase family protein, which translates to MAQPSRPIYLDCHATTPVDPQVVEAMLPFFTEHFGNPASVGHFYGWEAEAAVQQARNIIATGLNAAPEEIVFTSGATEANNLAIKGVAEAYFSQGRHIVTVATEHSAVLDPCRYLETLGFEVTYLPVGSDGLVAVEELARSLRDDTILVSVMAANNEIGVLQPLADIGQCCHERGVLFHTDAAQAIGKIDLDVQAQHIDLLSLTAHKVYGPKGIGALYVRQRQPRVTLAAQLHGGGHERGRRSGTLYTPQIVGLGKALELAWASQASEQARLGEMRDRLWQALQDLPGVQLNGHPTQRLAHNLNLSVAGVDGQALLLGLKNVVALSSGAACSSTSTAPSHVLKALGHTDDLAYASLRFGLGRFNTPAEMDQVAQACRETIAALRSGVAAS; encoded by the coding sequence ATGGCGCAGCCCTCTCGACCCATTTACTTAGATTGCCACGCGACGACGCCCGTCGATCCGCAGGTGGTGGAAGCCATGCTGCCATTCTTTACTGAGCATTTTGGCAATCCGGCTAGCGTGGGTCACTTCTACGGGTGGGAAGCGGAAGCCGCTGTGCAACAGGCCCGCAACATCATTGCAACAGGTCTCAACGCCGCCCCCGAAGAAATTGTGTTTACCAGCGGGGCCACCGAGGCCAATAATTTAGCGATTAAAGGGGTCGCTGAAGCCTATTTCAGCCAGGGTCGGCACATTGTCACGGTGGCGACGGAGCACAGTGCGGTGCTTGATCCCTGTCGTTATTTAGAGACCTTGGGCTTTGAAGTGACGTATCTGCCCGTTGGATCGGATGGCCTCGTTGCTGTGGAGGAATTGGCGCGATCGCTGCGGGATGACACGATTCTCGTGTCGGTCATGGCGGCGAATAATGAAATTGGTGTATTGCAACCCCTCGCCGACATTGGGCAGTGCTGCCATGAGCGGGGAGTGCTCTTCCACACAGATGCCGCCCAAGCGATCGGCAAAATTGACCTTGATGTGCAAGCGCAACATATTGATTTGCTCTCCCTGACCGCTCACAAAGTCTACGGTCCCAAGGGTATCGGGGCGCTGTATGTGCGTCAGCGACAGCCTCGGGTCACGCTGGCGGCGCAACTGCACGGCGGGGGGCACGAACGGGGACGGCGATCGGGTACCCTTTACACGCCGCAAATTGTGGGTCTGGGCAAAGCGCTGGAGTTGGCGTGGGCCAGTCAAGCGAGCGAGCAAGCCCGGTTGGGAGAGATGCGCGATCGCCTCTGGCAAGCTCTGCAAGATTTACCCGGAGTGCAGCTCAACGGTCACCCCACTCAGCGCCTCGCCCATAATCTCAATCTCAGCGTTGCTGGTGTGGATGGCCAAGCCCTGCTCTTGGGCCTCAAAAATGTGGTGGCCCTCTCGTCGGGCGCGGCTTGCAGTTCCACCAGCACCGCCCCTTCTCACGTGTTGAAGGCATTGGGCCATACCGACGATCTCGCCTACGCTTCTCTGCGGTTTGGCCTGGGTCGCTTCAACACCCCCGCAGAGATGGACCAAGTCGCTCAGGCCTGCCGCGAAACGATCGCGGCGCTGCGTTCTGGAGTAGCGGCCAGTTAG
- the rnhA gene encoding ribonuclease HI, translating to MTLKDQLIQELEGVADPVLGQVLDFLQFLKAKQAPAATPSMPTPPESSGQATEATTPTDASSASSSDALPTVKAIYTDGACSGNPGPGGWGTVLYFDDGSVHELGGRADQTTNNRMEMQAAIAGLQALIATGQTTPVELFTDSEYVKKGITQWISGWKRRDWQTSAKKPVLNKDLWQELDTVNQAAKQQTGAPIQWTYVRGHTGNVGNERCDEIARAFSQNQTISLKQHPQARHLNA from the coding sequence ATGACCTTAAAAGACCAGCTCATTCAAGAACTTGAAGGGGTCGCCGATCCCGTGCTGGGCCAAGTGCTCGACTTTCTCCAATTTCTCAAGGCAAAGCAGGCTCCCGCCGCCACGCCCTCCATGCCGACGCCACCAGAGAGCTCGGGACAGGCAACTGAGGCGACGACGCCTACCGACGCATCGTCCGCATCGTCTTCAGATGCCTTGCCGACCGTCAAAGCGATTTACACCGATGGCGCTTGTTCGGGCAATCCTGGGCCGGGGGGCTGGGGCACGGTGCTGTATTTCGACGACGGCTCGGTGCATGAGTTAGGGGGCCGCGCTGACCAGACCACCAATAACCGCATGGAAATGCAGGCCGCGATCGCCGGTTTGCAAGCCCTCATCGCGACAGGACAAACCACCCCGGTGGAATTATTTACCGATAGTGAATACGTCAAAAAAGGCATCACGCAATGGATTAGTGGTTGGAAGCGGCGAGATTGGCAAACCTCTGCCAAAAAGCCTGTGCTTAACAAAGACTTGTGGCAAGAATTAGACACCGTCAATCAGGCCGCCAAACAACAAACCGGCGCCCCCATTCAGTGGACTTATGTCCGTGGCCATACCGGCAATGTGGGGAATGAGCGCTGCGACGAAATTGCGCGGGCTTTTTCTCAAAATCAAACAATTTCACTCAAGCAACATCCCCAAGCGCGGCATCTTAACGCTTAA
- a CDS encoding SAM-dependent methyltransferase — MSEPSKNRPDIAYIPTPDDAVDAMLELAQVGADDVLYDLGCGDGRLLIRAATRWGTRGVGIDIDPACIQQTRQNAQTAGVDHLLTLQQGNLYDSDVAAATVVALYLLPHLNARLCPRLLQQLRPGARIVSHQFDMGDWEPDEILTLPASEEESVIYLWKIR, encoded by the coding sequence ATGTCTGAGCCGTCTAAAAACCGTCCAGATATTGCCTATATTCCGACCCCCGACGATGCCGTTGACGCCATGTTGGAATTGGCTCAAGTGGGCGCTGATGACGTGCTGTATGACTTGGGCTGTGGCGATGGTCGACTCTTGATTCGAGCGGCGACCCGGTGGGGCACGCGCGGCGTCGGTATTGATATCGATCCTGCCTGCATTCAGCAAACGCGCCAAAATGCTCAAACGGCTGGAGTTGACCATCTGCTGACTCTGCAACAAGGCAACTTATACGACAGCGATGTTGCAGCGGCCACCGTGGTGGCTCTCTATTTGCTGCCCCATCTCAATGCCCGGCTCTGTCCGCGCTTACTGCAACAGTTGCGTCCCGGTGCCCGCATCGTGTCTCATCAGTTCGACATGGGCGACTGGGAACCCGATGAAATTTTGACGCTCCCTGCTTCCGAAGAGGAGTCCGTAATTTATCTTTGGAAAATTCGTTAG
- a CDS encoding PDDEXK nuclease domain-containing protein, with protein sequence MAALLPSQSPEYEDLITHLKDRIRQARVRSALAVNRELVLLYWYIGREILQRQTEQGWGSKVIDRIAQDLRQAFPEMKGFSPRNLHYMRAFAETYTDESILQQVVANLPWGHNVRLMEAVKDPEARLWYAQQAIAHGWSRNILMTQIDQQLYGQKQSSAITNFERTLPDVQSDLARDLVKNSYTFDFLAIAADAQERDVQKALVDHIRDFLLELGVGFAFVGSQYHLEVGGEDFYIDLLFYHLKLRCFVVIDLKMGDFQPEFSGKMNFYVSAVDDLLRHGDDRPTIGMILCRSKNKAIAEYALRDLQKPIGISTHRTDKELPDPLKPELPSVERLEQELSNVDLRTNQAGDRNNV encoded by the coding sequence ATGGCTGCTTTACTTCCCTCGCAAAGCCCGGAATACGAAGACCTCATCACGCATCTCAAAGACCGGATTCGGCAGGCCCGGGTGCGATCGGCCTTGGCCGTCAATCGGGAGTTGGTCTTACTCTACTGGTACATTGGGCGCGAAATTTTGCAACGCCAAACGGAGCAAGGTTGGGGTAGTAAAGTGATCGATCGCATCGCCCAAGATCTGCGCCAGGCGTTTCCAGAAATGAAGGGGTTTTCGCCGCGCAACCTGCACTACATGCGGGCCTTTGCCGAAACCTACACCGACGAATCAATTCTGCAACAGGTGGTTGCAAATTTGCCGTGGGGCCATAATGTGCGGCTGATGGAAGCCGTGAAAGACCCAGAAGCCCGCCTCTGGTATGCGCAACAGGCGATCGCCCATGGCTGGAGCCGCAATATTTTAATGACGCAGATTGACCAGCAGCTCTACGGGCAAAAGCAAAGCAGCGCGATTACTAATTTTGAGCGCACGCTGCCCGATGTGCAGTCTGATCTCGCCCGTGACTTGGTCAAAAATTCCTATACTTTTGACTTTCTGGCGATCGCTGCGGATGCTCAAGAGCGCGATGTGCAAAAAGCGCTGGTCGATCACATTCGTGATTTTTTACTAGAGTTGGGCGTGGGATTTGCCTTTGTCGGCAGTCAATACCATCTGGAAGTGGGGGGCGAAGATTTCTATATCGACCTGCTGTTTTATCATCTCAAACTGCGCTGTTTTGTAGTGATTGATTTGAAGATGGGCGACTTTCAGCCCGAGTTTTCTGGCAAGATGAATTTCTATGTTTCAGCAGTTGATGATTTACTCCGTCATGGTGACGATCGCCCCACGATTGGCATGATTTTGTGTCGGTCTAAAAATAAAGCGATCGCTGAATATGCTCTCCGCGATTTGCAAAAACCCATCGGCATTTCGACCCATCGCACTGATAAAGAACTGCCTGACCCACTTAAGCCCGAGCTACCGTCGGTAGAGCGATTAGAGCAAGAACTCAGTAACGTTGATTTGCGGACTAATCAAGCGGGCGATCGTAACAATGTGTAA